Proteins co-encoded in one Streptomyces roseochromogenus subsp. oscitans DS 12.976 genomic window:
- a CDS encoding DEAD/DEAH box helicase: IAHLRAVAAALPPEGHAVPLPDPGPLRLPEPEALVRSFLDAVADTLPRTPAAPHTSGRPFAAREPVALPQAHEWAAEVAAGMDAGVRISLRLDLSAYDVFDAGTHDGAGAAEREPKGHAPQATGPRNAGAAIVQVHSLADPTLVTDAAALWAGEADTAFGPRARVDAALAVRRAARVWPPLDRLAEQEVPDVLALSEEELGELLGIGAARLAAAGVAVHWPRDLARDLTAAAVVRPAPGSATDGTGFFESEDLLQFRWQLALGGEPLSEAEMDALAEAHRPVVRLRDRWVLVDPALVRKARKRELGLLDPVDALSVALTGTADVDGETVEAVPVGALAALRDRLMAGLHPADPPPGLAATLRDYQLRGLAWLDLMTSLGLGGCLADDMGLGKTVTLIALHLKRARREPTLVVCPASLLGNWQREITRFAPGVPVRRFHGPDRTLDGLDGGFVLTTYGTMRSTAARLADQPWGMVVADEAQHVKNPYSATAKALRTLPAPARVALTGTPVENNLSELWALLDWTTPGLLGPLKSFRARHARAVENGGADENSAAVDRLARLVRPFLLRRKKSDPGIVPELPPKTETDHPVPLTREQAALYEAVVRESMLAIETAEGIARRGLVLKLLGALKQICDHPALYLKEATETHRLAHRSGKLALLDELLDTLLAEDGSALVFTQYVGMARLITAHLSARAIPVDLLHGGTPVPERERMVDRFQSGETPVLVLSLKAAGTGLNLTRAGHVVHFDRWWNPAVEEQATDRAYRIGQTQPVQVHRLVTEGTVEDRIAEMLAAKRALADAILGSGEAALTELTDRELSDLVSLRRTP, from the coding sequence ACATCGCGCACCTGCGCGCGGTGGCCGCAGCTCTGCCCCCGGAGGGCCACGCCGTGCCGCTCCCGGACCCCGGCCCGCTCCGGCTGCCCGAGCCGGAGGCCCTGGTCCGCTCCTTCCTGGACGCGGTCGCCGACACCCTGCCCCGCACCCCGGCCGCCCCGCACACCTCCGGCCGGCCCTTCGCCGCCCGGGAGCCCGTGGCCCTGCCGCAGGCCCACGAGTGGGCGGCCGAGGTCGCCGCCGGCATGGACGCGGGCGTACGGATCTCACTGCGCCTGGACCTTTCGGCGTACGACGTCTTCGACGCCGGCACGCATGACGGCGCGGGTGCCGCCGAGAGGGAGCCGAAGGGGCACGCCCCGCAGGCGACCGGCCCAAGGAACGCCGGAGCGGCCATCGTGCAGGTGCACAGCCTCGCCGACCCCACCCTGGTGACCGATGCGGCGGCCCTGTGGGCCGGAGAGGCCGACACGGCGTTCGGACCCCGCGCGCGCGTGGACGCCGCCCTTGCCGTGCGGCGCGCGGCCCGCGTCTGGCCGCCCCTGGACCGGCTCGCCGAGCAGGAGGTGCCGGACGTCCTCGCCCTGTCCGAGGAGGAGCTGGGCGAGCTGCTCGGCATCGGCGCCGCACGGCTGGCCGCCGCCGGGGTCGCCGTGCACTGGCCCCGGGACCTGGCCCGCGATCTGACGGCCGCCGCGGTGGTCCGCCCGGCACCCGGCTCGGCGACCGACGGCACCGGCTTCTTCGAGAGCGAGGACCTGCTCCAGTTCCGCTGGCAGCTGGCGCTCGGCGGAGAGCCGCTCAGCGAGGCCGAGATGGACGCCCTCGCCGAAGCCCACCGTCCGGTCGTACGACTCCGGGACCGCTGGGTGCTGGTCGACCCGGCCCTCGTCCGCAAGGCCCGCAAGCGCGAACTGGGCCTGCTCGACCCGGTCGACGCGCTGTCCGTCGCCCTCACCGGCACCGCCGACGTCGACGGCGAGACCGTCGAAGCCGTCCCTGTGGGCGCCCTGGCCGCCCTGCGCGACCGCCTCATGGCAGGCCTGCACCCGGCCGACCCACCCCCGGGCCTCGCCGCCACCCTCCGCGACTACCAACTGCGCGGTCTCGCCTGGCTGGACCTCATGACCTCCCTCGGTCTCGGCGGCTGCCTCGCCGACGACATGGGCCTCGGCAAGACCGTCACCCTCATCGCCCTGCACCTGAAGCGCGCCCGCCGCGAGCCGACCCTCGTGGTCTGCCCCGCGTCCCTGCTCGGCAACTGGCAGCGGGAGATCACCCGCTTCGCGCCCGGCGTGCCGGTCCGCCGCTTCCACGGCCCCGATCGCACTCTGGACGGTCTCGACGGCGGCTTCGTCCTCACCACGTACGGCACCATGCGCTCCACCGCGGCCCGCCTGGCCGACCAACCCTGGGGCATGGTCGTCGCCGACGAGGCCCAGCACGTGAAGAATCCGTACTCCGCCACGGCCAAGGCGCTGCGCACGCTCCCGGCACCCGCGCGCGTGGCGCTCACCGGCACTCCGGTCGAGAACAACCTCTCCGAACTGTGGGCCCTGCTCGACTGGACCACCCCCGGACTCCTCGGCCCCCTCAAGTCCTTCCGCGCCCGCCACGCCCGCGCAGTGGAGAACGGCGGGGCCGACGAGAACAGCGCAGCCGTCGACCGCCTCGCCCGCCTGGTCCGCCCCTTCCTCCTGCGCCGCAAGAAGTCCGACCCCGGAATCGTGCCCGAACTGCCTCCCAAGACCGAGACAGACCACCCGGTCCCGCTCACCCGGGAACAGGCCGCGCTGTACGAGGCGGTGGTGCGCGAGTCGATGCTGGCCATCGAAACCGCCGAGGGCATCGCCCGCCGGGGCCTGGTCCTGAAGCTGCTCGGCGCCCTCAAGCAGATCTGCGACCACCCGGCGCTGTATCTGAAGGAGGCGACCGAAACCCACCGCCTCGCCCACCGCTCCGGCAAACTCGCCCTGCTGGACGAGCTGTTGGACACCCTGCTGGCCGAGGACGGCTCGGCGCTCGTCTTCACCCAGTACGTCGGCATGGCCCGCCTCATCACCGCCCACCTCTCCGCCCGCGCGATCCCGGTCGACCTGCTGCACGGTGGCACCCCGGTCCCGGAGCGCGAGCGCATGGTGGACCGCTTCCAGAGTGGCGAGACCCCGGTCCTGGTGCTCTCCCTGAAGGCCGCCGGCACCGGCCTGAACCTCACCCGCGCGGGCCACGTCGTCCACTTCGACCGCTGGTGGAACCCGGCCGTCGAGGAGCAGGCCACCGACCGCGCGTACCGCATCGGCCAGACCCAGCCCGTCCAGGTCCACCGCCTGGTCACGGAGGGCACGGTCGAGGACCGCATCGCCGAGATGCTGGCGGCCAAGCGCGCCCTCGCGGACGCCATCCTCGGCTCCGGCGAGGCGGCCCTCACCGAACTGACCGACCGCGAGCTGTCCGACCTCGTCTCCCTCCGGAGGACACCATGA